A window of Ptychodera flava strain L36383 chromosome 1, AS_Pfla_20210202, whole genome shotgun sequence contains these coding sequences:
- the LOC139121364 gene encoding LOW QUALITY PROTEIN: ADP-ribosylation factor-like protein 1 (The sequence of the model RefSeq protein was modified relative to this genomic sequence to represent the inferred CDS: inserted 1 base in 1 codon; substituted 1 base at 1 genomic stop codon) has protein sequence MGGFFSSIFSSLFGAKEMRILILGLDGAGKTTILYRLQVGEVVTTIPTIGFNVETVTYXNLKFQVWDLGGQTSIRPYWRCYYSNTDAIIYVVDSCDRDRIGISKSELVAMLEEEELXKAILVVFANKQDLENAMSPSEVANALGLPAIKTRKWQIFKTSATKGEGLDDAMEWLVNALKTRQ, from the exons atgg GAGGGTTTTTCTCCAGTATATTTTCAAGCCTATTTGGGGCAAAAGAAATGCGAATCTTGATCTTGGGTCTTGATGGGGCtggaaaaacaacaattttataCAGATTACAGGTCGGTGAAGTCGTCACAACCATTCCAA CGATTGGATTCAACGTAGAAACAGTCACAT AAAACCTTAAATTTCAAGTCTGGGATTTAGGAGGACAAACGAGTATAAG GCCATACTGGAGGTGTTACTACTCTAATAcagatgctataatctatgtaGTTGATAGTTGTGATAGAGACAGAATTGGTATTTCTAAGTCAGAATTAGTAGCAATGCTTGAG GAAGAAGAACTGTAAAAGGCAATATTGGTAGTTTTTGCAAACAAACAAGATTTGGAAAATGCAATGTCACCGTCTGAAGTAGCCAATGCTCTTGGACTTCCAGCaatcaaaacaagaaaatggcAGATTTTTAAAACATCAGCAACAAAAGGAGAAGGCCTTGATGATGCTATGGAGTG GCTGGTAAATGCACTGAAGACGAGacaataa